A stretch of [Clostridium] innocuum DNA encodes these proteins:
- a CDS encoding AI-2E family transporter has product MKVSHVLDSLARGCRKLLVPLAAFLLLVLLLKQLQLYDWIVDIYKSCLPVLMGIVIAFLLQPLIDRLQQHVSQKLAVMLVYIGIALVLAVFVIGMIPIIYKQVMDFAEVVPVWMRHLEGFLDRYHIAIGNLETLKEKYLQEGYIIVIDSLRNTMHTATNYGIAYITAFFISIDLDFWKRTAKKVIPNLHQFSTFYLTMSNIVYQYLVGTFLDILFIVVTVGITLYIFTFPNALLYAVILALLNLFPYVGATFGLILIAIVGALSYPVFPFLAFTIVWTIQQIESNFIQPMIFNRTMHVRPILTFVFIFLSEALFGVVGVILSPIFAAIAQIAFRSWLHSKTSDKIGEWEDIWQDFDEAMQEENYD; this is encoded by the coding sequence ATGAAAGTATCGCATGTTCTGGATTCACTGGCACGTGGCTGCCGGAAGCTGCTTGTTCCTCTCGCCGCTTTTCTGTTGCTGGTTTTACTGTTGAAGCAGCTGCAGCTGTATGATTGGATTGTTGATATTTATAAAAGCTGTCTGCCGGTCCTGATGGGGATTGTCATTGCCTTTCTGCTGCAGCCTCTGATTGACCGCTTGCAGCAGCATGTTTCTCAAAAGCTTGCCGTCATGCTCGTATATATTGGAATTGCGCTTGTTCTTGCTGTCTTTGTTATCGGAATGATTCCCATTATTTATAAGCAGGTTATGGATTTTGCAGAAGTGGTGCCGGTGTGGATGAGACATCTGGAGGGATTTCTGGATCGCTATCACATCGCTATCGGTAATTTGGAGACTTTGAAGGAGAAATATTTGCAGGAGGGCTATATTATCGTTATCGATTCTTTGCGTAATACGATGCATACTGCTACGAATTATGGAATTGCATACATCACCGCATTTTTCATATCCATTGATTTGGATTTCTGGAAGCGTACAGCAAAAAAGGTGATTCCCAACCTGCATCAATTTTCCACCTTTTATCTAACAATGAGTAATATTGTATACCAGTATCTGGTTGGAACCTTTCTCGATATCCTGTTTATTGTTGTCACGGTGGGTATCACGCTTTATATCTTTACCTTTCCCAATGCATTGCTGTATGCAGTCATTCTTGCATTACTGAACCTGTTTCCCTATGTGGGGGCGACGTTCGGTCTGATTCTGATTGCTATTGTCGGTGCCCTGAGCTATCCGGTTTTTCCGTTTCTGGCCTTTACTATCGTATGGACGATACAGCAGATTGAATCCAATTTCATTCAACCGATGATTTTCAACCGTACGATGCATGTGCGTCCAATCCTAACCTTTGTTTTTATCTTTCTATCCGAAGCTCTCTTTGGGGTTGTCGGTGTTATTTTATCACCGATATTTGCGGCAATTGCACAGATTGCCTTTCGCAGCTGGCTGCATTCCAAGACCAGCGATAAGATTGGAGAATGGGAGGATATCTGGCAGGATTTTGATGAGGCGATGCAGGAGGAGAATTATGATTAA